From the Montipora capricornis isolate CH-2021 chromosome 2, ASM3666992v2, whole genome shotgun sequence genome, one window contains:
- the LOC138038709 gene encoding neuronal acetylcholine receptor subunit alpha-10-like isoform X2: protein MQIILRFDKMTLLFAGIIFLSGCKGSKYERALLKQLFQSDYDLNERPVVNDSDAVVVTLGLTLNQIVDVDEKNQILISSAWVRQIWHNPLLKWNSSKFGGLESINVSPRKVWLPDIVLYENADDDISFGGNLDRLNFRVVLHHTGKNVWLAPVTFKSKCRIDIKYFPFDTQYCKMKFGSWTYDGFRVDVVNESDSADLDSYTNSAEWDLVGVPAKRSVLKYFCCEEPFPDVTFSIIIRRRSLFYMMNLILPLVIITVLINVSFVLPAESGERISLTITILLAMTVFMLVVAETIPPSSDVVPLIAKFYMTAMVEMAVGLVWTCYILKYYHSDVIEMPSWVRKYVLGHLGNFFGISMENLKRIQEHSNLRKGSGRKMTLQTTLEPLCNSGRTLHIRNKLRVANGHSNNQPYDRHYRHINSTTNSFLPPSLDNSEISLNQQDDLQDPILQLGEKILDRVDTLVENSVVDDRLNNHKEEWRIAAMVMDKLSLWLFGIAVLITVLACFLQAPGYVP, encoded by the exons ATGCAGATCATCCTCCGATTCgataaaatgactttgttatttgctgggataatttttctttctg GCTGCAAGGGAAGTAAATACGAGCGAGCCCTGCTGAAACAGCTTTTCCAATCCGATTACGATTTGAACGAGCGGCCTGTGGTCAATGATTCTGATGCTGTCGTCGTTACCCTTGGATTAACACTTAACCAGATTGTTGACGTG GACGAGAAGAATCAAATTCTGATATCAAGTGCTTGGGTAAGGCAG ATATGGCATAATCCACTACTTAAGTGGAATAGCAGCAAGTTTGGAGGATTAGAATCAATCAATGTATCACCAAGGAAGGTTTGGCTTCCCGACATAGTTCTCTATGAGAA TGCCGATGACGACATTAGTTTTGGCGGCAATTTGGATCGGCTGAACTTCAGAGTCGTTCTGCATCATACGGGCAAAAACGTATGGCTTGCACCGGTGACTTTCAAGAGCAAATGTCGCATCGATATCAAATATTTCCCATTCGACACTCAgtactgtaaaatgaaattcgGTTCATGGACTTATGACGGATTTCGCGTTGATGTAGTAAATGAGAGTGATTCCGCTGACCTCGATAGCTACACTAACAGTGCTGAGTGGGATCTTGTGGGTGTTCCTGCCAAACGAAGTGTATTGAAATACTTTTGCTGTGAAGAGCCGTTCCCGGATGTGACGTTTTCCATCATCATCCGCCGACGATCTCTTTTCTACATGATGAACTTAATATTACCGCTGGTCATTATCACCGTATTGATAAATGTGTCTTTCGTTCTCCCGGCTGAGTCAG GTGAACGTATTTCCCTCACTATAACCATCCTCCTGGCCATGACTGTTTTCATGTTAGTCGTGGCGGAGACTATTCCTCCATCTTCAGATGTTGTGCCGCTCATTGCAAAATTCTACATGACAGCCATGGTCGAGATGGCTGTCGGCCTGGTGTGGACTTGTTACATTTTAAAATACTACCACTCGGATGTCATCGAGATGCCTTCGTGGGTTCGGAAATACGTCCTCGGTCATCTTGGAAACTTCTTCGGAATTAGCATGGAGAATCTGAAACGAATCCAAGAGCACTCAAATCTTCGGAAAGGTAGCGGCCGAAAGATGACTTTGCAGACGACTTTGGAGCCTCTTTGCAACAGTGGTAGAACATTGCACATTAGAAACAAACTTCGCGTTGCAAATGGACACAGCAACAATCAGCCTTACGATAGACATTACCGGCACATAAATTCGACAACAAACAGCTTTCTTCCTCCATCGCTGGACAATTCAGAAATCTCGTTGAATCAACAGGATGACCTCCAAGATCCTATTCTTCAGCTGGGAGAGAAAATTCTCGACCGAGTCGACACTCTGGTCGAGAACTCAGTCGTTGACGACAGACTTAATAATCACAAAGAGGAATGGCGAATTGCCGCCATGGTCATGGATAAGTTATCACTGTGGCTGTTTGGTATCGCTGTGTTGATTACAGTGTTGGCATGTTTTCTCCAGGCGCCAGGGTACGTTCCTTGA